One segment of Colius striatus isolate bColStr4 chromosome 11, bColStr4.1.hap1, whole genome shotgun sequence DNA contains the following:
- the TSN gene encoding translin isoform X1, producing MGQPPTPRHQLCHAAGCFGSLCTKHEAVFSMASPLAVVAFTQLWGREASRASGQQSPERVPKKCQKAREHFGTVRTQMESLKTKFPADQYYRFHEHWRFVLQRLVFLAAFVVYLESETLVTREAVAEILGIEADRERGFHLDIEDYLSGVLTLASELARLAVNSVTAGDYSRPLRIAAFISELDSGFRLLNLKNDSLRKRYDGLKYDVKKIEEVVYDLSIRGLTKEAPVGVGGEK from the exons ATGGGGCAGCCACCTACCCCCAGACACCAGCTGTGccatgctgctggctgctttgGGTCTCTCTGCACCAAACATGAGGCTGTGTTCAGCATGGCATCACCACTTGCAGTTGTAGCCTTTACTCAGCTATGGGGAAGGGAAGCCAGCAGAGCCTCAGGCCAGCAGTCTCCAGAACGAG tacCAAAGAAATGTCAGAAGGCTCGTGAACACTTTGGCACAGTGAGAACACAGATGGAATCTCTGAAGACCAAGTTTCCCGCTGACCAATATTACag GTTTCACGAGCACTGGCGGTTTGTGCTCCAGCGCTTGGTGTTTCTGGCAGCCTTTGTTGTCTACTTGGAGTCTGAAACATTAGTGACCCGAGAAGCTGTTGCAGAAATACTTGGGA TTGAAGCTGACCGAGAGCGGGGTTTTCACCTGGACATTGAAGACTACCTTTCTGGTGTACTAACCCTTGCCAGCGAGCTG GCCAGGCTGGCGGTCAACAGCGTGACGGCCGGCGACTACTCGCGCCCGCTGCGCATCGCGGCCTTCATCAGCGAGCTGGACTCCGGCTTCCGCCTCCTCAACCTGAAGAACGACTCCCTGAGGAAACGCTACGACGGCCTCAAGTACGATGTCAAGAAAATCGAGGAGGTGGTGTACGACTTGTCCATCCGAGGACTCACGAAGGAGGCGCCGGTTGGTGTGGGCGGAGAGAAATGA
- the TSN gene encoding translin isoform X2, translating to MSVSDMFIALQSVLTADQDIREEIRKVVQALEQTAREILTLVQGVHQGGGVQHIPKKCQKAREHFGTVRTQMESLKTKFPADQYYRFHEHWRFVLQRLVFLAAFVVYLESETLVTREAVAEILGIEADRERGFHLDIEDYLSGVLTLASELARLAVNSVTAGDYSRPLRIAAFISELDSGFRLLNLKNDSLRKRYDGLKYDVKKIEEVVYDLSIRGLTKEAPVGVGGEK from the exons ATGTCGGTGAGCGACATGTTCATCGCGCTGCAGAGCGTCCTCACCGCCGACCAGGACATCCGCGAG GAGATCCGGAAGGTGGTGCAGGCGCTGGAGCAGACGGCGCGGGAGATCCTGACgctggtgcagggggtgcaCCAGGGAGGCGGCGTCCAGCACA tacCAAAGAAATGTCAGAAGGCTCGTGAACACTTTGGCACAGTGAGAACACAGATGGAATCTCTGAAGACCAAGTTTCCCGCTGACCAATATTACag GTTTCACGAGCACTGGCGGTTTGTGCTCCAGCGCTTGGTGTTTCTGGCAGCCTTTGTTGTCTACTTGGAGTCTGAAACATTAGTGACCCGAGAAGCTGTTGCAGAAATACTTGGGA TTGAAGCTGACCGAGAGCGGGGTTTTCACCTGGACATTGAAGACTACCTTTCTGGTGTACTAACCCTTGCCAGCGAGCTG GCCAGGCTGGCGGTCAACAGCGTGACGGCCGGCGACTACTCGCGCCCGCTGCGCATCGCGGCCTTCATCAGCGAGCTGGACTCCGGCTTCCGCCTCCTCAACCTGAAGAACGACTCCCTGAGGAAACGCTACGACGGCCTCAAGTACGATGTCAAGAAAATCGAGGAGGTGGTGTACGACTTGTCCATCCGAGGACTCACGAAGGAGGCGCCGGTTGGTGTGGGCGGAGAGAAATGA
- the LOC104554478 gene encoding uncharacterized protein LOC104554478, whose product MTYISVDERQEHCRVILSCQNNQLYAQHGLKDFSVSSMHPLKNLDTHIFSGHFHTLDHCHTGKAPLASPVEKRMYRSVENLRWAAAADSGLHSHWRSLDNEIVCRCRGTGQWTEGCMDVSPVQSTADSLRNLALQSKQTSRSAQNVFLPAFAEVPQWLFPSAEERALHEDAKKELKEKLRLHSSKVAEPCKPVCPQVALPDPTAQELFECQMCQQYKKCCAAKCCTVLVEHTALRHGLTGSQGLCFAHRIVSPEDIKQEARRRFQLQRQNSSPSLPLQRAGESHVMAKSRTVETMEQCSVETDVKATLGQSKKGCCKGRLYIPTFEEFKQMRSKETNSSGSSRGPANCLNKGQPANQTLVGENNKNMCPEALGTKAVNEAAVTAEDDDDVFHENHTSAAFSQYPAPWDGFRVSSPELKDRISQISSPERSLVPICSSPIPRSPLQAVATYKAGQDIFSDEQQKGKTRQLNDILHLERQSLASEAQSSCCSSLLLEATDLSSYGAKLQKMKDEFIGSALELIKKSCNAESAAKSPSKGQCDLRDADLPPPEDSQQPTAMSMATETWEDKPSNETSNDTPPAGNSPSTGCRRSSSDMVHESTEGAKAQRECRLRPHFSDPMPTDSVKRKQLELKIAAAARQHAQKRRQERDYGPVVAKANLGHGGSFDETRRTPRGSLRSRHHWSNVSSLSTDSGIVGVNDVRDDVAGSEGPRAKAAEVERADSGIGQLPARRWRSRAAEALSSLQAWEAHQPCTDCGERDLPGETDVQNCNQRRADLCEKCRKRRTERKESVLEFVNTEASYGEDLRIIKEEFYLPMQAAGLLSQEQLLGIFSNIQELIDLNENFLEILQEEIDQAFDQGDDDLMTVCIGEVFLEFVNMLPAFQTYCLQQSSSVNMLNALEKEKELLRIFLNVSQNDNTALRRMNLRSFLMAPLQRVTKYPLLLSRIIKATTEYHPDHGSLREAKSRIESHLEHINMKTKQEGNTWTLRSFRQDSKKKREVINIEMRETALKTVGWLREETRFVMEGSLQLAQPPDGQWVKKGSKTLKFQNMQVLLLVNMKRVSESSLESAEPGPVKDAVLVLIRDKNNGKFHLLREPLRLSNCIVSTDPDCDDTFELIEIRREAFVLRDSDRARTHHWFRQIRRYSRELGSWKKRRNALPNIMISTPHTRP is encoded by the exons ATGACATACATCAGTGTTGATGAGAGACAGGAACACTGCCGGGTGATCTTGAGCTGCCAAAATAATCAGCTCTATGCGCAACATGGCttaaaggatttttcagttAGCAGCATGCATCCACTAAAGAACCTAGACACTCATATTTTTTCTGGACACTTCCACACTCTAGACCATTGCCACACAGGCAAGGCACCTTTGGCCAGTCCTGTGGAAAAGCGGATGTATCGGAGCGTGGAGAACCTTcgctgggcagcagctgctgactCTGGGCTACACTCGCACTGGCGGAGCCTGGATAACGAGATCGTCTGTCGCTGCAGAGGCACCGGTCAGTGGACAGAAGGCTGTATGGATGTGTCCCCAGTACAGAGCACAGCGGACTCACTGAGAAACCTTGCTCTCCAATCTAAACAGACATCTCGGTCGGCACAGAATGTGTTCCTCCCAGCTTTTGCTGAAGTGCCTCAGTGGCTCTTCCCTTCTGCAGAGGAAAGAGCCTTACATGAGGATGCCAAAAAGGAGCTGAAGGAGAAGCTGAGGCTGCACAGCAGTAAGGTGGCAGAACCCTGTAAGCCAGTGTGCCCGCAGGTGGCCCTGCCTGACCCAACGGCCCAGGAGCTTTTTGAATGTCAGATGTGCCAGCAGTACAAGAAGTGTTGTGCTGCCAAGTGCTGCACAGTTTTGGTGGAACACACTGCTCTCAGGCACGGACTCACAGGGAGCCAGGGACTGTGTTTTGCACACAGGATCGTCAGCCCAGAAGACATCAAGCAGGAGGCTCGGAGGAGGTTTCAGCTCCAAAGGCAGAATAGCTCCCCCAGTTTGCCCCTTCAGCGTGCTGGGGAAAGCCATGTGATGGCCAAATCCAGAACAGTAGAAACTATGGAACAATGCAGTGTGGAAACAGATGTCAAAGCCACGTTGGGACAGAGCAAGAAAGGCTGCTGCAAAGGAAGGCTCTACATACCCACCTTTGAGGAATTCAAGCAAATGAGAAGCAAGGAGACCAATTCATCTGGCAGCAGCCGTGGGCCAGCAAATTGCTTGAATAAGGGTCAGCCTGCAAACCAGACACTGGTGGGGGAGAACAATAAGAACATGTGTCCAGAAGCTCTGGGGACCAAAGCTGTGAATGAAGCTGCTGTCACAGCggaggatgatgatgatgtgTTCCATGAAAACCAcacttctgctgccttttcccaATATCCAGCCCCATGGGATGGTTTCAGGGTGAGCAGCCCTGAGCTGAAGGACAGAATCTCCCAGATCTCCAGCCCAGAGAGATCGCTGGTCCCTATTTGCTCTAGCCCTATTCCACGATCACCTTTACAGGCAGTAGCAACATACAAAGCTGGGCAGGACATCTTCAGTGatgagcagcagaaaggaaagacaAGACAATTAAATGATATCCTCCACCTTGAGAGGCAGTCCCTGGCTTCTGAGGCCCAGTCCTCTTGCTGTTCATCGCTGCTGTTAGAAGCCACAGACTTATCCAGCTATGGAGCTAAGCTACAAAAAATGAAGGATGAATTCATAGGTTCGGCCCTGGAACTTATTAAGAAAAG ctgcaaTGCTGAGAGTGCTGCTAAATCCCCCTCCAAGGGACAGTGTGATCTGAGGGACGCTGATCTCCCACCTCCAGAGGACAGCCAGCAGCCCACAGCGATGTCCATGGCAACAGAGACCTGGGAGGACAAGCCAAGCAATGAGACATCCAATGATACTCCACCTGCAGGGAAT agccccagcacaggctgccgcCGGTCCAGCTCTGACATGGTGCACGAGAGCACGGAGGGTGCCAAGGCACAGCGGGAGTGCCGGCTGCGGCCGCACTTCAGTGACCCCATGCCCACGGACTCGGTGAAGAGGAAGCAACTGGAGCTGAAGATTGCAGCTGCAGCACGGCAGCACGCACAGAAGCGCCGGCAGGAGCGAGACTATG GTCCAGTGGTGGCAAAAGCCAACCTCGGTCACGGTGGCAGCTTTGATGAGACCCGCCGCACGCCCCGCGGCTCCCTCCGCTCCAGGCATCACTGGAGCAACGTCAGCAGCCTGAGCACCGACAGCGGCATCGTTGGCGTCAACGACGTGCGGGATGATGTGGCTGGCAGCGAGGGTCCCCGCGCCAAGGCAGCCGAGGTGGAGAGGGCAGACAGCGGCATCGGCCAGCTGCCAGCCCGGAGGTGGAGGAGCAGGGCGGCCGAAGCGCTGAGCTCCCTGCAGGCCTGGGAAGCCCACCAGCCCTGCACCGACTGCGGGGAGCGGGACCTGCCGGGGGAGACGGACGTGCAGAACTGCAACCAGAGGCGGGCCGACCTCTGCGAGAAGTGCCGCAAGCGCCGCACCGAGCGCAAGGAGTCGGTGCTGGAGTTTGTCAACACGGAGGCCAGCTACGGCGAGGACCTGCGCATCATCAAAGAGGAGTTCTACCTCCCcatgcaggcagctgggctgctgagccaggagcagctcctgggcatCTTCAGCAACATCCAGGAACTCATCGACCTCAACGAGAACTTCCTGGAGATACTCCAGGAGGAGATCGATCAGGCCTTTGACCAG GGGGACGACGACCTGATGACTGTGTGCATTGGCGAAGTGTTCCTTGAGTTTGTGAACATGCTGCCAGCCTTTCAGACCTACTGTCTCCAGCAGTCTTCCTCTGTGAACATGCTCAATGccctggagaaggagaaagagttGCTCAG AATATTCCTCAATGTGTCCCAAAATGACAACACAGCACTGCGGAGGATGAACTTGAGATCCTTCCTGATGGCCCCTTTGCAAAGAGTCACCAAGTAcccactgctgctcagcagaaTCATCAAGGCCACCACTGAGTACCACCCAGACCACGGCAGCCTGCGGGAGGCCAAGAGCCGCATCGAGTCCCACCTGGAGCACATCAACATGAAAACCAAGCAGGAGGGGAACACGTGGACCCTCCGCTCCTTTCGCCAGGACAGCAAGAAGAAGAGGGAAGTCATCAACATCGAGATGAGAGAAACCGCCCTCAAAACCGTGGGTTGGCTGCGGGAGGAAACGCGGTTTGTGATGGAAGGGTCTCTGCAGCTGGCCCAGCCCCCCGACGGCCAGTGGGTGAAGAAAGGCAGCAAGACCCTCAAGTTCCAGAACATGCAGGTCCTCCTCCTGGTGAACATGAAGCGCGTGTCCGAGTCCAGCCTGGAGTCGGCCGAGCCGGGGCCCGTGAAGGACGCCGTGCTGGTGCTCATCAGGGACAAAAACAACGGCAAGTTCCATTTGCTCAGGGAGCCCTTGAGGCTGAGTAACTGCATCGTCTCCACCGACCCCGACTGCGACGACACGTTTGAACTCATTGAGATCAGGCGGGAGGCGTTTGTGTTGCGGGACAGCGACCGGGCGCGGACTCACCACTGGTTCAGGCAGATCAGGCGCTACTCCAGGGAGCtgggctcctggaagaagcggCGCAACGCGCTGCCCAACATCATGATCAGCACCCCGCACACCAGGCCCTGA